Proteins co-encoded in one Amaranthus tricolor cultivar Red isolate AtriRed21 chromosome 7, ASM2621246v1, whole genome shotgun sequence genomic window:
- the LOC130817835 gene encoding protein ACCELERATED CELL DEATH 6-like: MGYCIEEECFAMTITKSLLICVGIKILMCINKVLNSSSNDAGIDSDWLDEGDRRSAFVETNNRVRPLHLAYVAGYKLQGGFSDIEMKLAMENILVEPEVKMKWIKQIPKGLREDFLKACDEFIKPTQIQKELDESGGNLLHIAARLGSEKLLSLLVPCNSSELTSLAFEKDLQDCTPLHLAIKNAHKAAAMHLIQVAPATAYWDRKGGSPLYLAIKSGYLDLVLQIFHHLPGTDIDSSTRKQIIEAKKTSIVYAAIRAGSHSSSTNDMLRTIMKEIPHCIDSINKKGWRPLSYAAFKGYSDEVSYFLNNFPDSALKPDIDGSFPIHKAVCADHLEIIKQFLSLCPLAMDVIDIKTGGSILHFAVRYNRSDIFSYLRKKTSKRIRNLKDRQGKTIKDLVNDLHKSTRSE; this comes from the exons ATGGGATACTGTATTGAAGAAGAATGCTTTGCCATGACCATCACAAAAAGTCTTTTGATTTGTGTTGGTATCAAGATATTGATGTGTATTAACAAAGTATTAAATTCAAGTTCTAATGATGCTGGCATTGATAGTGATTGGTTAGACGAGGGGGACAGGAGGTCGGCATTTGTAGAAACTAATAATAGAGTCCGCCCACTGCACCTTGCTTATGTGGCTGGCTACAAACTGCAAGGTGGTTTTTCAGATATTGAAATGAAACTGGCAATGGAAAACATTTTAGTGGAGCCTGAGGTGAAAATGAAATGGATTAAGCAAATCCCCAAAGGATTAAGGGAGGATTTTTTGAAGGCATGTGATGAATTCATAAAGCCAACGCAGATACAAAAGGAACTTGATGAAAGTGGAGGGAATTTACTCCATATTGCTGCACGATTAGGCAGTGAAAAGTTACTAAGTTTGCTTGTCCCATGTAATAGTAGTGAGCTCACTAGTTTGGCTTTTGAAAAAGACTTGCAGGATTGTACTCCCTTGCACCTTGCAATCAAGAATGCACATAAAGCTGCCGCGATGCACTTAATCCAGGTGGCACCTGCGACAGCATATTGGGACAGAAAAGGAGGTTCACCCCTGTATTTGGCCATTAAGTCGGGGTATCTGGATTTAGTATTGCAAATCTTCCACCACTTGCCCGGAACTGATATTGACTCGTCCACAAGAAAGCAAATTATTGAGGCTAAGAAGACCTCAATTGTATATGCAGCCATAAGAGCTGGGAGCCATTCTTCTTCAACTAATG ACATGCTGAGGACTATAATGAAGGAAATACCGCATTGTATTGACTCGATAAATAAAAAAGGATGGAGGCCACTATCCTATGCTGCATTTAAAGGATATTCAGACGAGGTCAGCTACTTTCTGAACAACTTCCCAGATTCAGCATTGAAACCTGATATAGATGGCTCCTTCCCCATACACAAAGCAGTTTGTGCAGATCATCTTGAGATTATTAAACAGTTTCTATCATTGTGCCCCTTGGCCATGGATGTTATTGACATAAAAACTGGAGGAAGCATTCTTCATTTTGCTGTCAGATATAATAGGAGTGATATTTTCTCCTACTTAAGAAAGAAAACGTCAAAAAGAATACGCAATTTGAAAGATCGACAGGGAAAAACTATCAAGGACTTGGTAAATGATCTGCACAAAAGTACTAGATCAGAGTAA